A region of Sphingomonas crusticola DNA encodes the following proteins:
- a CDS encoding glycoside hydrolase family 97 protein, which yields MRLRILALFVMFGIAATADAAPRECAQSPGKVIELCVWVENGQALYQVSRNGMTVLAPSALGLSFRGEPDARYTALSNPRRARADVTWEQPWGEQRLIRDNHEELTVTLAGDTRFNKEVDVTFRLFDDGIGFRYTYGAIPAGQDVAVSADRSQFRVVGPYQAWWYEGLGQERDEYLYAQTDARRVTLAETPLTLRGDKNGLYLSFHEAALVDFPSMLLRGDGAGTLTAWLMPWPDGVLAHKTGPFTTPWRTMLVGESAGALADSRIELNLNEPSKLADIQSWFKPGKYVGVWWEMHLNRTTWGSGPKHGANTANVKSYIDFAAKYGFSGVLVEGWNEGWDGSWIDNGDKFSFTKPYPDFDLPGITAYGKKLRVALIGHNETAGAIPNYERQLDAAMTLYEQVGIPIVKTGYVHHSGDIVDEQGGLQWFAGQYVVRHNLHVAQVAAAHRIAIDAHEPVKDTGLRRTWPNMVAREGARGQEYNAWGIPTNPPEHVVILPFTRMLSGPMDFTPGIFDIEHGQTELTRRVQSTLAVQLAEYVVLYSPIQMAADLPENYLKHMGAFQFIRDVPTDWETSRTLQGEVGDYVVVARLARGGKDWFLGALSDETARTLTQPLSFLTPGRRYEAQIYRDGPGADYRTNPLALEIAKQVVTSKDSLTLALAPGGGQAIRFKLLN from the coding sequence ATGAGGCTTCGTATCCTTGCCCTGTTTGTCATGTTCGGGATCGCCGCCACGGCGGATGCCGCCCCCCGCGAATGCGCCCAATCGCCCGGCAAGGTGATCGAGCTCTGCGTCTGGGTCGAAAATGGTCAGGCACTCTATCAGGTCAGTCGCAATGGCATGACAGTGCTGGCGCCGTCCGCCCTGGGCTTGAGCTTCCGGGGGGAACCCGACGCTCGATACACCGCGCTTTCCAATCCGCGTCGCGCGCGTGCGGACGTGACGTGGGAACAGCCATGGGGCGAGCAACGCTTGATCCGGGATAATCACGAAGAGCTGACGGTTACATTGGCTGGCGATACGCGCTTTAATAAAGAGGTCGACGTCACCTTTCGCCTGTTCGATGATGGCATCGGCTTTCGCTACACTTATGGCGCGATCCCGGCGGGACAGGATGTCGCGGTTTCCGCCGACCGTAGCCAGTTTCGCGTGGTCGGGCCTTATCAGGCTTGGTGGTATGAAGGGCTCGGTCAGGAGCGCGACGAATATCTCTACGCGCAGACCGACGCGCGCCGGGTCACGCTTGCTGAGACCCCGTTGACGTTACGCGGCGACAAGAACGGGCTTTACCTGTCCTTCCACGAAGCAGCTCTCGTCGACTTCCCGAGCATGCTGCTGCGCGGCGACGGCGCCGGCACGCTCACCGCCTGGCTGATGCCCTGGCCGGACGGGGTACTCGCCCACAAGACCGGGCCCTTCACCACGCCGTGGCGGACGATGCTGGTCGGCGAAAGCGCAGGCGCGCTTGCCGACAGCCGGATCGAACTCAACCTCAATGAGCCCAGCAAGCTGGCGGACATCCAGAGCTGGTTCAAACCCGGTAAATATGTCGGCGTATGGTGGGAAATGCATCTCAACCGCACCACTTGGGGCAGCGGGCCGAAGCATGGTGCCAACACCGCCAACGTCAAAAGCTACATCGATTTCGCCGCGAAATATGGCTTCAGCGGCGTCCTCGTCGAAGGCTGGAACGAGGGTTGGGACGGATCCTGGATCGATAATGGCGACAAGTTCAGTTTCACCAAGCCTTACCCCGATTTCGACCTGCCTGGCATCACCGCCTATGGCAAGAAATTGAGGGTCGCACTGATCGGGCATAACGAAACGGCGGGCGCGATCCCTAATTACGAACGCCAGCTCGATGCCGCGATGACGTTGTATGAGCAGGTCGGCATCCCGATCGTGAAGACCGGTTATGTCCATCACAGCGGCGACATCGTCGACGAGCAGGGCGGCCTGCAATGGTTCGCCGGCCAATATGTCGTGCGGCACAATCTGCACGTAGCCCAGGTCGCTGCCGCGCATCGCATTGCGATCGATGCCCATGAGCCGGTCAAGGATACCGGCCTTCGCCGCACCTGGCCCAACATGGTCGCCCGAGAAGGGGCGCGAGGTCAGGAATATAATGCCTGGGGTATCCCGACCAATCCGCCGGAACATGTTGTGATCCTGCCCTTCACGCGCATGTTGAGCGGGCCAATGGATTTCACGCCGGGCATATTCGACATCGAGCATGGCCAGACGGAGCTTACGCGGCGCGTGCAGTCGACATTGGCGGTCCAGCTCGCCGAATATGTCGTGCTGTACAGCCCGATCCAGATGGCAGCCGACCTGCCCGAAAACTACCTGAAACACATGGGCGCGTTCCAGTTCATCCGCGACGTACCGACCGATTGGGAGACATCGCGAACATTGCAGGGCGAAGTCGGCGACTATGTCGTCGTGGCCCGGCTGGCGCGCGGCGGTAAGGACTGGTTTCTGGGTGCGTTGAGCGACGAGACCGCGCGCACGCTGACGCAGCCATTGTCCTTCCTGACGCCGGGCCGGCGCTATGAAGCGCAGATCTACCGCGACGGGCCGGGCGCGGATTACCGCACGAACCCGCTTGCTTTGGAAATTGCGAAGCAGGTTGTCACCAGCAAGGATAGTTTGACGCTGGCTCTGGCGCCTGGCGGGGGCCAGGCGATCCGGTTCAAATTGCTGAACTGA
- a CDS encoding cupin-like domain-containing protein, whose product MGELVHIDRTVRAGDIEALPRVMSRGAQSPAEFAALVETEQPVVLKGLFDRWPALTAGRQSPAALTRYLKAMDRGAPAPVMEAPVKSGGRFDYGPDMREFSFTKRRARISETLDRILRNLALPNAPFVAMQMLPLVESLPDFVAQNPMPLLPREVEPRLWIGGAVRTQTHNDRDHNLACVIAGRRRFLLFPPEQVTNLYVGPLDNPPPLSLVDPDRPDLERFPDYTSAIAAAQVAWLEPGDALFIPKYWWHHVSSLDPFNAMVNYWWGDDATGLERPNDAFLAALLAFKHLPQGERAYWRAMFDAHVFGGHGDAVAHIPEELRGALGRMTPRARAALKQQLLMAFLKTP is encoded by the coding sequence ATGGGTGAGCTCGTGCACATCGATCGCACCGTCCGCGCTGGTGACATCGAAGCCTTGCCGCGCGTCATGTCGCGGGGCGCGCAGAGCCCGGCGGAATTCGCGGCGCTCGTCGAAACCGAGCAGCCAGTCGTGCTCAAAGGCCTGTTCGATCGCTGGCCTGCGCTCACCGCCGGCCGCCAATCGCCCGCTGCCCTGACGCGTTACCTCAAAGCGATGGATCGGGGTGCGCCCGCGCCGGTGATGGAGGCGCCGGTCAAAAGCGGTGGCCGGTTCGACTACGGGCCCGACATGCGCGAATTCAGCTTTACCAAGCGACGCGCCAGGATCAGCGAGACGCTCGACCGGATCCTGCGCAACCTGGCGTTACCCAATGCACCATTCGTGGCAATGCAGATGCTGCCGCTGGTGGAAAGCCTGCCCGATTTCGTCGCCCAAAATCCAATGCCGTTATTGCCGCGCGAAGTTGAGCCGCGGCTCTGGATCGGGGGCGCGGTACGCACTCAGACGCATAACGACCGTGATCATAATCTCGCCTGTGTGATCGCGGGCCGGCGGCGGTTCCTGCTGTTTCCGCCTGAGCAGGTAACCAACCTTTACGTCGGCCCGCTCGACAATCCGCCGCCGCTATCGCTGGTCGACCCCGATAGGCCCGACCTGGAGCGCTTTCCCGATTATACGAGCGCGATCGCGGCCGCGCAGGTGGCGTGGCTGGAGCCGGGCGACGCATTGTTCATCCCGAAATATTGGTGGCACCACGTCAGTTCCCTCGATCCCTTCAACGCTATGGTCAATTATTGGTGGGGCGACGACGCCACCGGGCTCGAGCGGCCAAACGATGCATTCCTAGCGGCCTTGCTTGCCTTCAAACATTTGCCGCAGGGCGAGCGCGCTTATTGGCGCGCCATGTTCGACGCGCATGTGTTCGGAGGCCATGGCGATGCCGTCGCGCACATTCCCGAAGAACTGCGTGGCGCGCTCGGGCGGATGACACCGCGTGCACGGGCGGCACTCAAGCAGCAATTGCTGATGGCCTTCCTGAAAACGCCATGA
- a CDS encoding tryptophan 7-halogenase, translating into MTRRIVVVGRDAALWLSASVLHNALAPAGVSVTAVELPSLLAPADAYAALPPLEALHGQLRIDEGALLRAIGGVFTLGQNFVDGQGDNPAFLHAYGAYGTAIDGQDFFAYWLKARGLGLPVAFEDFSMTAAAARQGRLLIPDDESERYGRSDYGYHLPARAYVRSLKTLAVKDGVTFYEVASAEVIRRPNGDIVAVRFDGQRVEGDLFVDATGQAGELIGGAWESWRAYFAADRVLTASGPAFPSVPAYAEIRTWRQGWAGIYPCLAQTQVVQVYASADCSDAAAFSGAAAITSLPLADGIVRASEPARREQAWVGSCVAIGGAACVFDPVHNLDLHAIHLGLIRLLSFFPAGIDFAAERTEYNRLTRSAFERMRDFQSAYYTLNRFGGAFWRRARAAKRSLELSHSVALFQARGEIAPYEDESFTPDSWRALFVGLGVMPASYLPTIDRTSPEMVKSQFRNMLGFIKEQVLRQPTHDEYLQKIARRANG; encoded by the coding sequence ATGACGCGCCGCATTGTCGTCGTCGGGCGGGATGCGGCCCTGTGGTTGTCAGCCAGCGTGCTGCACAATGCGCTGGCGCCAGCGGGGGTCAGCGTCACGGCGGTCGAGTTGCCGAGCCTGCTCGCTCCGGCGGACGCCTATGCGGCTCTGCCGCCGCTGGAGGCGCTGCATGGCCAGCTGCGGATCGACGAGGGCGCCTTGCTGCGCGCGATCGGCGGCGTCTTCACGCTCGGCCAGAATTTCGTCGATGGGCAGGGCGACAATCCCGCCTTCCTGCATGCCTATGGAGCCTATGGCACCGCGATCGATGGGCAGGATTTCTTCGCTTATTGGCTGAAGGCGCGCGGCCTCGGCCTCCCGGTCGCTTTCGAGGATTTCTCGATGACTGCCGCGGCCGCGCGCCAGGGCCGGCTGCTGATTCCCGACGACGAGAGCGAGCGCTACGGGCGCAGCGATTATGGTTATCACCTGCCCGCGCGCGCTTACGTCCGCAGCCTAAAAACGCTCGCGGTCAAGGATGGCGTAACCTTTTATGAGGTTGCATCCGCGGAGGTCATTCGCAGGCCTAACGGAGATATCGTCGCTGTTCGCTTCGACGGGCAGAGGGTGGAGGGCGACCTGTTTGTCGATGCGACTGGCCAGGCGGGGGAGCTGATCGGCGGTGCATGGGAAAGTTGGCGTGCTTACTTCGCGGCTGACCGTGTGCTTACGGCCAGCGGGCCGGCCTTCCCGTCGGTCCCGGCGTATGCGGAGATACGAACGTGGAGGCAGGGTTGGGCCGGCATCTATCCGTGCCTGGCGCAAACCCAAGTCGTGCAAGTTTATGCGAGTGCGGATTGCAGTGACGCGGCCGCTTTCAGCGGCGCTGCCGCAATCACATCCCTTCCTCTTGCCGACGGCATCGTGCGGGCGTCCGAGCCTGCGCGACGCGAGCAGGCGTGGGTAGGGAGTTGTGTGGCGATCGGCGGAGCGGCCTGTGTGTTCGATCCGGTCCACAATCTCGATCTACATGCGATCCACCTCGGCCTAATCCGCTTATTGTCATTCTTTCCCGCAGGCATCGATTTTGCAGCGGAGCGCACCGAATATAACCGTCTCACCCGATCGGCGTTCGAGCGCATGCGCGATTTCCAGTCGGCTTATTATACGCTCAATCGCTTCGGCGGCGCCTTCTGGCGACGCGCAAGGGCGGCAAAGCGGTCACTGGAACTCAGCCACAGTGTAGCCCTGTTCCAGGCGCGCGGCGAGATTGCGCCCTATGAGGATGAGAGCTTCACTCCCGATAGTTGGCGCGCTCTGTTCGTCGGGCTTGGCGTCATGCCAGCATCTTATCTGCCGACAATCGACCGCACCTCGCCGGAGATGGTGAAGTCGCAATTCCGCAATATGCTGGGCTTCATCAAGGAACAGGTGCTGCGCCAGCCGACGCACGACGAATATCTGCAGAAGATCGCGCGGCGCGCAAATGGGTGA
- a CDS encoding tryptophan halogenase family protein — translation MEANGRPLRIVIVGGGTAGWMAAAGLARLLLQADYDITLIESDEIGTVGVGEATLPHIKTFNDMLGINEAQFMRDTQATFKLGIEFVGWDRPAERYIHPFGQFGEPWAGVDFQHHWARAVLAGEDVGPLQDYSFAVAAAKVNAFEFPNENLKSIRSTYAYAYHFDAGLYANFLRSWATARGIRRIEGQVTEIGRNAASGFIETLTMKTGAVVTGDVFIDCSGFRSLLLDRTMGVPWQDWSEWLPCDRALAMPCARTEPLLPYTRATACSGGWTWRIPLQHRTGNGYVFSSSFLSEDQAYAALVGALDGTPQAEPRLLRFAAGRRERAWEANVIGIGLAGGFLEPLESTSIFLIQAAVLDLANLMPTRATGIDPRLAAEFNRLFEVHYDRTRDFLVLHYYANRREGEPLWDHLRAMRVPDSLAQKIALFEASAAAPDYKYGLFSRDSWLAVLAGQGMMPRGYNCLADRLPLNELGSKLRDLRRRVRINADAMTGHSDFIANYCAGPGPSAALESAA, via the coding sequence ATGGAAGCGAACGGCAGGCCCTTGCGGATCGTGATTGTCGGAGGCGGCACTGCCGGCTGGATGGCAGCCGCGGGGCTCGCACGCCTGCTCCTCCAGGCCGATTACGACATCACCCTGATCGAATCCGATGAGATTGGGACGGTCGGCGTCGGCGAAGCCACCCTGCCGCACATCAAGACCTTCAACGATATGCTCGGCATCAACGAAGCGCAGTTCATGCGCGACACCCAGGCGACCTTCAAGCTCGGCATCGAATTCGTCGGTTGGGACCGGCCGGCCGAGCGCTATATCCATCCCTTCGGCCAATTCGGCGAACCATGGGCGGGCGTCGATTTTCAGCATCATTGGGCGCGCGCGGTGCTGGCGGGCGAGGATGTCGGGCCGCTGCAGGATTATTCGTTCGCCGTCGCCGCAGCCAAGGTCAACGCGTTCGAATTTCCGAACGAGAATCTGAAGTCGATCCGTTCAACCTATGCTTATGCCTATCATTTCGATGCGGGCCTCTACGCCAATTTCCTGCGTAGCTGGGCGACCGCCCGCGGCATCAGGCGGATCGAGGGCCAGGTCACAGAGATTGGCCGCAATGCCGCCAGCGGTTTTATCGAGACGTTGACGATGAAAACGGGTGCCGTCGTTACGGGTGACGTGTTCATCGATTGCTCGGGCTTCCGCTCGCTGCTGCTGGATCGGACGATGGGCGTGCCCTGGCAGGATTGGAGCGAGTGGCTGCCGTGCGATCGCGCGCTGGCGATGCCGTGCGCGCGTACCGAACCGCTATTGCCCTACACGCGTGCGACCGCATGTAGCGGCGGCTGGACGTGGCGCATCCCGCTCCAGCACCGCACCGGTAACGGTTATGTCTTCTCCAGCAGCTTTCTAAGCGAGGACCAGGCATATGCGGCGCTGGTCGGAGCGCTCGACGGGACGCCGCAAGCTGAGCCCCGCCTGCTGCGCTTCGCGGCCGGGCGGCGCGAGCGGGCATGGGAGGCCAATGTCATCGGCATCGGCCTGGCTGGGGGCTTCCTCGAGCCGCTGGAATCGACCAGCATTTTTCTCATCCAGGCGGCTGTCCTCGATCTGGCGAACCTGATGCCGACGCGGGCAACCGGGATCGATCCGCGTCTTGCGGCGGAATTCAATCGCCTGTTCGAAGTTCACTACGATCGCACCCGCGATTTCCTCGTCCTTCATTATTACGCCAACCGGCGCGAAGGCGAGCCGTTGTGGGATCATCTTCGCGCTATGCGAGTGCCGGACAGCCTCGCGCAGAAAATCGCCTTGTTCGAGGCAAGCGCGGCAGCGCCCGACTACAAATATGGCCTGTTCTCGCGCGACAGCTGGCTTGCGGTGCTGGCGGGGCAGGGGATGATGCCGCGCGGCTATAATTGTCTGGCCGATCGGCTGCCGCTGAATGAACTGGGCAGCAAGCTGCGCGATCTGCGGCGGCGCGTCCGCATCAATGCCGATGCGATGACCGGACATTCCGATTTCATCGCGAACTATTGTGCCGGGCCAGGGCCGAGCGCAGCGCTGGAGAGCGCGGCATGA